The Leclercia adecarboxylata region GGACGAGACCACAATCACCGTGTTTTTAAAGTACGGGGAGGCTTTGATTTTTTCGATCAGCGCCGCGATGTGCTCCTGGCTGCAGCCCACCGCGCTGAACGACTGATTGGGTTTGCCGTCAATGTCATAGCGCTTGCGCTGACAGGTGCGGGAGATAAAACCGTCCGGGTGGTGGGTATCCACCGTCAGGGCAAACAGTGAGAAGCGTTTACCGGACTTTGACAGCTCCTCGTATTTTTTCCAGGTTTCATCCAGCACCGTATCGTCATAGAAGCCCCAGTCGTTGCGGTACGTCGGGTCTGCCACGGTGGTTTTTAACTCTTCTGCGCCATACAGATGGTCAAAACCGTGGGACTGCAGGAACACGTCTTTCCCGGCGAAACGCAGGTTGGCGCCCTGCATGAAATAGTTCTGGTAACCGGAGTTTTTCAGGATATCGCCAAGGCAGATATTCTGCGGGAAGAAGCTGGACACCGAGGCGGAGGCGTTGCCTTCAAACGGGGCGAACAGCGGTATACCGCACTGGGAGGCGACCATTCCGGCGATAGTGTAGTCGGTGCCGGGCAGCTGCGCGGTGTGGCTGAAATCGATCCCCTCATTTTTGATGGCGCCCAGTTCCGGGGCGAGATCCGGGAAGGCGTCATTATCAAAATAGGTGCGCTCCAGGCTTTCACCGTAGATATAGACCAGATTGAGCTGCGGATTCGGAATGGTTTTACCCGGCTCTTTGTAATACGCGGCAAAGTCGGGGTCGCCATCGCGGGACTGCGATTTCACCAGCTCGGTGATCTGGTGAAACGCCGGGCTGGCGTCCACCGAGGCGAGGGCCAGCACCAGCGCCAGCAGGCTGTAGCCGAGATGGTGCGGATGATGGCGGCGTCGGCGCAGGATCCAGCCCAGCAGGCCGAACACCGTTACCAGCGCAACCACGATACCAATACCAGGAAGTATGTACTTACTAACCCCTGCGCCGGTCAGGCTATTGGTCAGGGTGTAGAGGACGGCATCGTTAATGCCATCACCGGTGAAGTAATCACTGGCATAGAGGGTAATGTTCAAAACAACAAAAAGCCCCAGCACCATAAGGGTGACAGCAAACCACCAGGTGTTACGACCCGCTTTGCGGGAATAGATAACGACCGAGGCGATAAAGAGGGCAACAGAAATAAACTCTGACAACAGCTTATCCTCGACAAAGGCATCCGCAGATTAGCGGATTAACTGTTTAATTTTTGGGTGATCCAATGTAATGGCGATGCCATCAAGCTGCAATTGTAGTGTCACGTAATTGTGCTGTTGTTAGGATTTGGTTTAGAAAATTGAATGTTTGACCGGCGTCGCTTTCTGCGGGGGAAGGGGCAAACGCCGCGGCAAGGGGCGCGGCGTTTTGGGGATCAGGAGATAAAGCTCATCCCCTGTTTCAGGACAAAATCACAGGCCTGGGCTTTGACCTTTTTCGCCAGCGGCGAATTACCGATGGTTTCCAGATTCAGTTGCTCACCGTTATTAGCGTTCAGCAGACCCTGGATGCCCTCCAGATAGTTGGTGTCCTGCTGCTGCTCTTCCTGGGTGTCGATACCCAGTTTTCCCAGCACCTGGTTTTTAATATTGGTGGCATCGGTCATCGAGGCCAGCTTCTCTTTGGCGCAGTACTCGAGGATCCCGGCTGCGTTATTCATGTTGCTGGCGGAGAGCGACTGGGTGCCGCTGCTCAGCAGCCCGGTCAGCGCGGAGGCGGTGAGGCCGCCGCTCTGGTAAGAGGTGCTGCCCGCGCTAAGCTGGCTGGCGGCGCTGTTTAGCGTATCCTGCCAGGAGGAGGCGGCCTGTGCTGCACCCGTCATCAAAAGGGCGCTGACTGCGGCGCTGAGAAGAAAATGTGTTTTCATAAAGCCTGCTCTGTCGATTGCCCGTCGGGGCGGAATGGCAGCCAGTATAAACCTCACGCCCGCGCGCTTCGCGGTAAACAATCCTAATACTCTTTCCCGGTAACGCGGCTGCGATAGCTTTCCCAGTCGAAAATCACATACAGGCTGTTCCCGAGCTTCATGCGATCCATCACCCGCTCGCCCAGCAGACGCGTCATCTCTTCAACGTTATGGTTGGTGAGCATGCCGGTGGGGCGTTTCGAGGAGGAGCGGCGATCGACGATCTGGTTGATGATCACTTTTTCATAGCGCGATTCGGTCTGCACGCCGATCTCGTCAATCACCAGCAGGTCGACGTTGCTGAGATCGTTGAGCAGCTGCTCTTCGCTGGTCTCCCGGTTGCTGAAGGTATCCTTCATGGCGGACATAATGTCGGCCACGGTGATGATCAGCACCGATTTACCGCGCAGCAGCAGTTCGTTGCAGATAGCCGCCGCAAGATGATTTTTGCCGGTGCCCGGCTTGCCGCTGAAGATAAAGCTGGCGATGTTGCCGTCGAACTCCTCGACGTACTGGCGCGCCTGCTGCAGGGCTTTAAGCTGTCCCTGGCTCTCGACTTTGTAGTTATCGAAGGAGCAGTTCTGATGCAGGGGGCGAATGCCGGAGCGGTTAAAGGTGCGCTGCATTTTCATGGCGCGGTTCTCCCGGGCCAGCGCCGCCGCGCGGATCTCGCCCTGCTCTTTTTGCCACGCCAGCAGCTCTTCGCCGGTGGTAAAGGCCGGCTTGACGTTGGCAGGCATCATCTTTTGCAGACGCTTCATCAGCTCACCGAGCTCTTTCATTTGGCACCTCGGAATCCGTGGGGGATCTGTTTATCCGGTTCTGAAAAGGTATTCACATCGCGTTTGGCTTGTCCGCCGTTGCTGGCCCGGTTGATCTGCACGCTGCGCGCCAGCTTTTGCTGCCACTGGATATGATGAAACACTTTCCCTTCCGCCTGCCAGTAAGCGGTGAAGGCGGCCAGCTCTTCCGGGGTCACGGGCTGGGTGAGGGCAATACCCCACAGTGCCGCCTGACGCTGGAAATCGGGGTCGGGCTGCCAGCCGTCATACATGGCGAATTTCCCCATCGGCACCGCAACCGGCGCGCTGGTGGGTTCGTCGAAGAATTGCGTATCCAGAGTGACATCGCTGGTCGGGCGCGACAGGCGCGCTTCCGTTTCCAGCAGCTCGGCCAGACGCTGCGGCGTGATCGCATAAAAAGCCGGTGCGTTATCGGCAAAAACGGCGACGGTTCCGCCTTGCGCATTCGCCAGCACGCCGCGCGGGTCGTGCATAAAGGCATCAATGCCAGTGACGCTGGTGGTCAGGATTCTGGAGGACATAACACTTCTCTTACTGAATTACTGCGGACGAGATATGGGCTTATGGTAGCACAGAGAGGAGGGGGCAGGCAGGGGTCTGACACCCACTGCCTGCTCCCCTGAAAATCAGGAGATAATGTTCAGCGTGACATCAATATTGTTGCGGGTGGCGTTAGAGTACGGGCAGACAATGTGCGCCGCATCGACCAGCTTTTTCGCCTCGGCGGCGTCCATCCCCGGCAGGTGAATATTCAGTTTCGCTTCGATGCCAAACCCGGTGGGCAGCGGCCCAATTCCCACTTCCCCCTCGATAAAGGCCTCTTTCGGCATGGTGATTTTGTCGCGCCCGGCGACGAACTTCATCGCGCCAAGGAAACAGGCCGAATAGCCCGCGGCAAACAGCTGTTCCGGGTTGGTGACGTCGCCGCCCGCGCCGCCCATCTCTTTGGGGACGCCCAGCTTCACATCCAGAACGCCATCGGACGAGGTGGCGCGACCATCACGGCCGCCGGTGGCTTTGGCTTTGGCGGTATAGACAACTTTATCTAAAGACATAGTTGGTTCCTTATCTCAGGGTTGTGTGAGCTAAGGACAGGTATAACGCAAGGCAACCTGAACCGCCATTTTTCGGTAGTGTTGCCGCTGGGCCTGTTCATCGGCTCCCTTCTCAAACAGCAGGGTGAAGGTGTAGCTGTTGGCGACATAGTGAAAGCTGAAGCTGCTGATCAGGCGGTGCAGATCCCGGGCATTCACCGTCTCATTAAACAGCTGCTTCTCTTTACCGCGGTTAAGGATGGTTTCCAGCAGATCCAGCGCGCTGCGGTTTACCTGGCGCAATAAGGCTGACTGCTGCATAAACCGGCCGCGCTGCATGTTCTCCATGCAGATGATACGAATGTAGTCGGGATGATCGGCGTGATAGTCAAAGGTGGTCTCCACCAGCTGCACCAGCGCTTCTACCGGCGGCATCGCATCCAGGCTGAGCTGCTTTTCACTGGCGCGGATCTGCGTGTAGACGTACTCCAGCACCAGCAGGTAAAGGTTCTCTTTTGTCCTGAAGTGGTACACCACCATCCGTTTGGTGGTGCCCGCTTTCTCGGCAATCTGCTCCATGCGCGCGCCGTTGAGCCCGTACTCGGCAAACAGCGAGAGGGCGCTGAGGAAGATTTTATCTTTCAGGCGGGATCCGTCGCTGTGTTCTGCGTTTTCGCTGCCAGGGTTAGACACATCCTCTCCTTACTTAGCCACGTGAGAACAGAGGATTATCGCCACGGCAGCGGGAGAACACAACTCTCAGACCCGGGGGCGTTTGCGGTAGAGCCAGAGTCCGGGTATCGACAGCCCGACAGAGAGCGCCCCA contains the following coding sequences:
- a CDS encoding organic hydroperoxide resistance protein; translation: MSLDKVVYTAKAKATGGRDGRATSSDGVLDVKLGVPKEMGGAGGDVTNPEQLFAAGYSACFLGAMKFVAGRDKITMPKEAFIEGEVGIGPLPTGFGIEAKLNIHLPGMDAAEAKKLVDAAHIVCPYSNATRNNIDVTLNIIS
- the opgB gene encoding phosphatidylglycerol--membrane-oligosaccharide glycerophosphotransferase produces the protein MSEFISVALFIASVVIYSRKAGRNTWWFAVTLMVLGLFVVLNITLYASDYFTGDGINDAVLYTLTNSLTGAGVSKYILPGIGIVVALVTVFGLLGWILRRRRHHPHHLGYSLLALVLALASVDASPAFHQITELVKSQSRDGDPDFAAYYKEPGKTIPNPQLNLVYIYGESLERTYFDNDAFPDLAPELGAIKNEGIDFSHTAQLPGTDYTIAGMVASQCGIPLFAPFEGNASASVSSFFPQNICLGDILKNSGYQNYFMQGANLRFAGKDVFLQSHGFDHLYGAEELKTTVADPTYRNDWGFYDDTVLDETWKKYEELSKSGKRFSLFALTVDTHHPDGFISRTCQRKRYDIDGKPNQSFSAVGCSQEHIAALIEKIKASPYFKNTVIVVSSDHLAMKNTAWDALNKLDRSNLFFILRGDKPQQEVMAVKRNTMDNGATVLDILGGDNFIGLGRSSLSGQSLSEVFLNMKEKVLAWKPDVIRLWNFPKELKDFTIDSQKNMMAFSGSHFRLPLLLRVSDKRVEPLPESEYSAPLRYQLADFAPRDNFVWVDRCYKMGQMWSQPLALSTDWCVSQGQLGGEQSVQHVDKAQWKGKTAFKDTVISTERYQRNIDMLKVSDNDIRYKADSFVFNVAGAPEEVKQFSGISRPETWGRWSNAQLGNEVKIEYNQPLPAKFDLVITAKAWGPNADKPIPVRVGDKEQTLTLGKEVTTTTLHFDNPSRSSTLVIVPPAPESTNEGNILGHSPRQLGIGMVEIKVVNAEG
- the dnaT gene encoding primosomal protein DnaT gives rise to the protein MSSRILTTSVTGIDAFMHDPRGVLANAQGGTVAVFADNAPAFYAITPQRLAELLETEARLSRPTSDVTLDTQFFDEPTSAPVAVPMGKFAMYDGWQPDPDFQRQAALWGIALTQPVTPEELAAFTAYWQAEGKVFHHIQWQQKLARSVQINRASNGGQAKRDVNTFSEPDKQIPHGFRGAK
- a CDS encoding TetR family transcriptional regulator: MSNPGSENAEHSDGSRLKDKIFLSALSLFAEYGLNGARMEQIAEKAGTTKRMVVYHFRTKENLYLLVLEYVYTQIRASEKQLSLDAMPPVEALVQLVETTFDYHADHPDYIRIICMENMQRGRFMQQSALLRQVNRSALDLLETILNRGKEKQLFNETVNARDLHRLISSFSFHYVANSYTFTLLFEKGADEQAQRQHYRKMAVQVALRYTCP
- a CDS encoding DUF2501 domain-containing protein; the encoded protein is MKTHFLLSAAVSALLMTGAAQAASSWQDTLNSAASQLSAGSTSYQSGGLTASALTGLLSSGTQSLSASNMNNAAGILEYCAKEKLASMTDATNIKNQVLGKLGIDTQEEQQQDTNYLEGIQGLLNANNGEQLNLETIGNSPLAKKVKAQACDFVLKQGMSFIS
- the dnaC gene encoding DNA replication protein DnaC, which produces MKELGELMKRLQKMMPANVKPAFTTGEELLAWQKEQGEIRAAALARENRAMKMQRTFNRSGIRPLHQNCSFDNYKVESQGQLKALQQARQYVEEFDGNIASFIFSGKPGTGKNHLAAAICNELLLRGKSVLIITVADIMSAMKDTFSNRETSEEQLLNDLSNVDLLVIDEIGVQTESRYEKVIINQIVDRRSSSKRPTGMLTNHNVEEMTRLLGERVMDRMKLGNSLYVIFDWESYRSRVTGKEY